Proteins encoded in a region of the Alosa sapidissima isolate fAloSap1 chromosome 19, fAloSap1.pri, whole genome shotgun sequence genome:
- the tmem177 gene encoding transmembrane protein 177, with product MSFSFLKISAFLQKYRTPVLLVSCGGVFTANIFYHVFPNGTYRKLYQAWSKGEPASLSEKLENTFQTVLNDCAVGSSENFSAFASFGFHPIGAGIPWLPSGAQVGIPANFNSTPDDPAGITNRTILINGREVEWDSDIGSSLKESLVFSSEAQKFAIAREVLRLDSAGPVLHAAVAPACLVGICVNSVVLKHIFGLYAGPILARGLVNLVVVGLGAAFYLLATDEVSQWMDYRSDRRAASLSPEYIKGGVEFYDKIISRNKTLRMLMGERGEEMYAPSGNLFPSNMFSLKHAPYTARREGVANLLKEHKM from the coding sequence ATGAGTTTCTCATTTCTGAAAATCTCTGCATTTCTGCAGAAGTACCGAACGCCAGTGTTACTCGTTAGCTGTGGGGGAGTTTTCACAGCCAATATTTTCTATCATGTTTTTCCAAATGGGACATATAGAAAGCTGTATCAGGCCTGGAGCAAAGGGGAACCTGCCAGTCTGTCTGAGAAACTGGAGAACACATTTCAAACAGTGTTAAATGATTGTGCTGTCGGCTCATCCGAAAACTTCAGTGCCTTTGCGTCCTTTGGCTTTCACCCAATTGGTGCTGGCATTCCCTGGCTACCCTCTGGTGCCCAAGTGGGCATACCAGCCAATTTCAACAGTACTCCAGACGACCCAGCTGGCATCACCAATCGCACCATACTTATAAATGGTAGAGAGGTCGAGTGGGACAGTGATATTGGCAGCAGCCTGAAAGAGTCTCTTGTGTTTTCTTCCGAGGCACAGAAGTTTGCCATAGCACGGGAAGTGCTCCGGTTGGATTCGGCTGGGCCAGTGTTGCATGCTGCGGTGGCTCCAGCTTGCCTGGTCGGGATTTGTGTCAACAGCGTGGTGCTTAAACATATCTTTGGGCTATACGCTGGTCCCATTCTGGCCAGGGGGCTGGTCAATTTAGTTGTTGTTGGTTTGGGTGCTGCGTTCTACTTGCTGGCAACTGATGAAGTTAGCCAGTGGATGGACTACAGGTCAGATCGCCGCGCAGCCAGCCTCTCTCCTGAGTACATCAAAGGAGGAGTGGAGTTCTATGACAAGATCATCTCCCGTAATAAGACTTTACGGATGCTCATGGgcgagaggggggaagagatgTATGCACCAAGTGGCAATCTTTTCCCATCTAACATGTTCAGTTTGAAACACGCTCCATACACTGCTCGAAGGGAAGGAGTTGCCAACCTTTTAAAAGAACACAAAATGTAG
- the LOC121692594 gene encoding solute carrier family 2, facilitated glucose transporter member 1 isoform X2, with the protein MAVIQSQLTATLLTSIVAAVFGSLQIGYHTGNVNAPARIIEEFFNVTWRSRHNQSMPDHSLTFLWSLSVSIKDFGALLGSLGVKCLADYYGRRNSILIVNILSIISACLMVSSKSLQSFEVLIMGRLIFGLFCGLAMSLNPLYIQGVSPTNLRGAFATLNQVSFASGILLGMVVGLETVLGTEDNWAMMLSLSLIPAVLQYLTLPFCPESPRYLLINQGKEEQAEKALQRLRGNPNIVLQELEEMKEEATNSESGVTIREFLTKRRYRQPIRLVLIINLGSQLSGFNAIINYSTKIFDKSKFDEAKYLTLGVGAVNVAFTIVAFFLVERAGRRRLLLTGFLSLALCNMMMTITDSILHIVPDVRSLHVFVVFFLISSYEVGPGPISWFIAAELFDQSARPMAMAFTSMLNWGGKFLLALLFPPLLKLCGPYVYLLFMAMAIVSFFYTLFRLPETRGRTFDDIAAEFRGSEGILLRNKTNFNTFST; encoded by the exons ATGGCTGTGATACAG AGCCAGCTGACCGCTACGCTCCTGACTTCCATCGTGGCAGCGGTCTTTGGCTCCCTGCAAATTGGATATCACACAGGGAATGTCAACGCTCCAGCCAGG ATCATTGAGGAGTTCTTCAATGTGACATGGAGGTCTCGACACAATCAGTCCATGCCCGACCACAGTCTCACCTTTCTGTGGTCACTCTCTGTCAGCATCAAAGACTTTGGAGCCCTCCTGGGGTCACTTGGGGTCAAATGTCTTGCAGACTATTATGGAAG ACGGAATTCCATCCTGATCGTGAACATCTTGTCCATCATAAGTGCCTGTTTGATGGTCTCCAGCAAGAGCCTGCAGTCCTTTGAGGTCCTTATCATGGGCCGGCTGATCTTTGGTCTATTCTGTGGCCTTGCCATGAGCCTAAACCCCCTCTATATCCAGGGGGTCTCGCCCACCAACCTACGTGGTGCCTTTGCCACCCTGAACCAGGTCTCCTTTGCTTCGGGCATTCTGTTGGGCATG GTGGTCGGCTTGGAGACCGTTCTGGGCACAGAGGATAACTGGGCCATGATGCTGTCTTTGTCCCTCATCCCTGCGGTGTTGCAATATTTGACCCTACCTTTCTGTCCAGAGAGTCCTCGCTACCTGCTTATCAACCAGGGCAAGGAGGAGCAGGCAGAAAAAG ccttGCAGAGACTCCGGGGCAATCCTAACATAGTCTTGCAGGAACTAGAGGAGATGAAAGAGGAGGCGACCAACAGCGAATCGGGTGTCACCATCAGAGAATTCCTCACAAAGAGGCGCTACAGGCAGCCAATCAGACTGGTTCTGATTATCAATTTGGGCAGCCAGTTGTCTGGTTTCAATGCA attATAAATTATTCAACAAAAATATTTGACAAGTCAAAATTTGATGAGGCGAAATATCTGACGCTGGGGGTTGGGGCCGTCAATGTGGCATTCACCATAGTCGCT TTTTTCTTGGTGGAAAGAGCTGGCCGCAGGCGCTTGCTTCTGACCGGCTTCCTGTCTTTGGCACTATGCAACATGATGATGACCATTACAGATTCCATCCTG CATATTGTGCCAGATGTGCGGAGCCTGCATGTCTTCGTggtgtttttcctcatctcttcGTATGAGGTCGGGCCGGGGCCCATTTCCTGGTTCATTGCTGCAGAACTCTTTGACCAGTCTGCCCGGCCCATGGCCATGGCCTTCACTAGCATGCTCAACTGGGGAGGGAAGTTTCTGCTGGCACTGCTATTCCCTCCACTACTC AAACTCTGTGGACCTTATGTATATCTGCTCTTTATGGCAATGGCCATTGTATCATTCTTCTACACCCTGTTCCGTCTGCCCGAGACCCGTGGGCGTACGTTTGATGACATTGCAGCAGAGTTCCGTGGGTCAGAGGGCATCCTGCTCCGAAACAAGACCAACTTCAACACATTCAGCACCTGA
- the LOC121692594 gene encoding solute carrier family 2, facilitated glucose transporter member 1 isoform X1, protein MYMCTQSQLTATLLTSIVAAVFGSLQIGYHTGNVNAPARIIEEFFNVTWRSRHNQSMPDHSLTFLWSLSVSIKDFGALLGSLGVKCLADYYGRRNSILIVNILSIISACLMVSSKSLQSFEVLIMGRLIFGLFCGLAMSLNPLYIQGVSPTNLRGAFATLNQVSFASGILLGMVVGLETVLGTEDNWAMMLSLSLIPAVLQYLTLPFCPESPRYLLINQGKEEQAEKALQRLRGNPNIVLQELEEMKEEATNSESGVTIREFLTKRRYRQPIRLVLIINLGSQLSGFNAIINYSTKIFDKSKFDEAKYLTLGVGAVNVAFTIVAFFLVERAGRRRLLLTGFLSLALCNMMMTITDSILHIVPDVRSLHVFVVFFLISSYEVGPGPISWFIAAELFDQSARPMAMAFTSMLNWGGKFLLALLFPPLLKLCGPYVYLLFMAMAIVSFFYTLFRLPETRGRTFDDIAAEFRGSEGILLRNKTNFNTFST, encoded by the exons ATGTACATGTGCACCCAGAGCCAGCTGACCGCTACGCTCCTGACTTCCATCGTGGCAGCGGTCTTTGGCTCCCTGCAAATTGGATATCACACAGGGAATGTCAACGCTCCAGCCAGG ATCATTGAGGAGTTCTTCAATGTGACATGGAGGTCTCGACACAATCAGTCCATGCCCGACCACAGTCTCACCTTTCTGTGGTCACTCTCTGTCAGCATCAAAGACTTTGGAGCCCTCCTGGGGTCACTTGGGGTCAAATGTCTTGCAGACTATTATGGAAG ACGGAATTCCATCCTGATCGTGAACATCTTGTCCATCATAAGTGCCTGTTTGATGGTCTCCAGCAAGAGCCTGCAGTCCTTTGAGGTCCTTATCATGGGCCGGCTGATCTTTGGTCTATTCTGTGGCCTTGCCATGAGCCTAAACCCCCTCTATATCCAGGGGGTCTCGCCCACCAACCTACGTGGTGCCTTTGCCACCCTGAACCAGGTCTCCTTTGCTTCGGGCATTCTGTTGGGCATG GTGGTCGGCTTGGAGACCGTTCTGGGCACAGAGGATAACTGGGCCATGATGCTGTCTTTGTCCCTCATCCCTGCGGTGTTGCAATATTTGACCCTACCTTTCTGTCCAGAGAGTCCTCGCTACCTGCTTATCAACCAGGGCAAGGAGGAGCAGGCAGAAAAAG ccttGCAGAGACTCCGGGGCAATCCTAACATAGTCTTGCAGGAACTAGAGGAGATGAAAGAGGAGGCGACCAACAGCGAATCGGGTGTCACCATCAGAGAATTCCTCACAAAGAGGCGCTACAGGCAGCCAATCAGACTGGTTCTGATTATCAATTTGGGCAGCCAGTTGTCTGGTTTCAATGCA attATAAATTATTCAACAAAAATATTTGACAAGTCAAAATTTGATGAGGCGAAATATCTGACGCTGGGGGTTGGGGCCGTCAATGTGGCATTCACCATAGTCGCT TTTTTCTTGGTGGAAAGAGCTGGCCGCAGGCGCTTGCTTCTGACCGGCTTCCTGTCTTTGGCACTATGCAACATGATGATGACCATTACAGATTCCATCCTG CATATTGTGCCAGATGTGCGGAGCCTGCATGTCTTCGTggtgtttttcctcatctcttcGTATGAGGTCGGGCCGGGGCCCATTTCCTGGTTCATTGCTGCAGAACTCTTTGACCAGTCTGCCCGGCCCATGGCCATGGCCTTCACTAGCATGCTCAACTGGGGAGGGAAGTTTCTGCTGGCACTGCTATTCCCTCCACTACTC AAACTCTGTGGACCTTATGTATATCTGCTCTTTATGGCAATGGCCATTGTATCATTCTTCTACACCCTGTTCCGTCTGCCCGAGACCCGTGGGCGTACGTTTGATGACATTGCAGCAGAGTTCCGTGGGTCAGAGGGCATCCTGCTCCGAAACAAGACCAACTTCAACACATTCAGCACCTGA